One genomic window of Halolamina sediminis includes the following:
- a CDS encoding dihydrodipicolinate synthase family protein, with product MSAPTPGAADPLSLHGVVPPTVTAFDADGELDAETTAAHARFVVDRGVHGVFPLGTNGEFALLGPAERDAVVRAVVDEVGDEVPVIAGVGEPATRRTVERAQAAERVGADGVVVVTPYYYPLDGDAAVEHYRTVCDAVDCPVYVYHIPSKTGNDLSRETLEELAAIDNLAGLKDSSKDVPWLGQAVAAHDDLTFLAGSDSLLKPGLDLGCTGMVSAVANAFPELVVDLYEAYDAGERERAADLQERVYAVRTAIKRGPYMAGVKEALTHRGFDAGPLRSPLRRMDEADSAALRADLDELGLLE from the coding sequence TCCCGCCGACCGTAACCGCGTTCGACGCCGACGGCGAACTGGACGCCGAGACGACCGCCGCCCACGCCCGCTTCGTCGTCGATCGCGGCGTCCACGGCGTGTTCCCGCTCGGGACGAACGGCGAGTTCGCGCTGCTCGGGCCCGCGGAGCGCGACGCGGTCGTCCGCGCGGTCGTCGACGAGGTGGGCGACGAAGTGCCGGTGATCGCCGGCGTCGGCGAACCGGCGACCCGCCGGACCGTCGAGCGCGCGCAGGCTGCGGAGCGGGTAGGCGCCGACGGCGTCGTGGTCGTCACGCCGTACTACTACCCCCTCGACGGCGACGCCGCAGTCGAGCACTACCGAACGGTCTGCGATGCGGTCGACTGCCCGGTGTACGTCTACCACATCCCCTCGAAGACGGGGAACGACTTGAGCCGCGAGACGCTCGAGGAACTCGCGGCCATCGACAACCTCGCCGGGCTGAAGGACTCCTCGAAGGACGTGCCGTGGCTGGGGCAGGCCGTCGCCGCCCACGACGATCTCACCTTCCTCGCGGGCTCGGACTCCCTGCTGAAGCCCGGGCTCGACCTCGGCTGCACCGGGATGGTGTCGGCGGTCGCGAACGCCTTCCCCGAACTGGTGGTCGACCTGTACGAGGCGTACGACGCCGGCGAGCGTGAGCGCGCCGCGGATCTGCAGGAACGGGTGTACGCGGTTCGCACGGCGATCAAGCGCGGCCCGTACATGGCCGGCGTGAAGGAGGCACTTACACACCGCGGGTTCGACGCCGGGCCGCTGCGCTCGCCGCTGCGACGGATGGACGAGGCGGACAGCGCGGCGCTCCGGGCTGATCTCGACGAACTCGGGCTGTTAGAGTAA